The proteins below are encoded in one region of Ornithinimicrobium avium:
- a CDS encoding adenosylcobinamide amidohydrolase, whose amino-acid sequence MTVLPDPVLVRAAPGLLPTGPAHRGVLVWRPPTPPTALSSAAVGGGLTRPAWVVNVGVDKGFARTDLAAYVAELAASLGLEGEGCALLTAADVAQVQASRSGGVLAWATVGVTRPTWAVRPEGSGSSEGAEPSEVALHAGGPDDRQPPPPGTINLVVSLPVPLSTSALVQAVGTATEAKAQALLEAGVPGTGTASDAVVVTCPGLAGRRPSAPEVGPARSGEGPALSEEGPEGPVAFAGVRSPWGEHIARAVREAVAAGLAAHPWPPDDGDPGELGVVW is encoded by the coding sequence GTGACCGTGCTGCCCGACCCCGTCCTCGTCCGGGCCGCACCCGGTCTCCTCCCGACCGGCCCCGCTCACCGCGGTGTCCTGGTATGGCGTCCTCCCACCCCGCCCACGGCGCTCAGCTCGGCCGCGGTCGGCGGCGGACTGACCCGTCCGGCGTGGGTCGTGAACGTCGGGGTGGACAAGGGGTTCGCACGCACCGACCTGGCTGCCTACGTCGCCGAGCTGGCCGCCTCGCTCGGCCTGGAGGGCGAGGGCTGCGCGCTGCTCACCGCCGCCGACGTCGCGCAGGTGCAGGCCTCGCGGTCCGGCGGGGTGCTCGCCTGGGCGACGGTCGGGGTGACGCGCCCGACGTGGGCGGTGCGGCCGGAGGGGTCCGGGTCCTCGGAAGGGGCTGAGCCGTCGGAGGTGGCACTGCATGCGGGCGGCCCGGACGACCGTCAGCCGCCCCCGCCCGGCACGATCAACCTCGTCGTCTCGCTGCCCGTGCCGCTGTCGACCAGTGCACTGGTGCAGGCGGTGGGCACCGCGACCGAGGCCAAGGCCCAGGCGCTGCTCGAGGCCGGCGTGCCCGGCACCGGGACCGCCAGCGACGCGGTCGTGGTGACCTGCCCAGGTCTTGCGGGCCGGCGACCGTCTGCCCCCGAGGTGGGGCCAGCTCGCTCCGGGGAGGGGCCGGCTCTCTCCGAGGAGGGGCCGGAGGGGCCGGTCGCCTTCGCCGGTGTCCGTTCCCCGTGGGGCGAACACATCGCCAGGGCGGTCCGGGAGGCAGTGGCGGCCGGTCTGGCCGCGCATCCGTGGCCGCCGGACGACGGCGACCCGGGCGAGCTGGGCGTGGTGTGGTGA
- a CDS encoding rhomboid family intramembrane serine protease produces MTVARPTRPGPTASPGLPVWLHRVIPVLVLLALMWVAELADLLTPLQLDGYGIRPRQADGLPGIVLSPFLHLGLGHLIANTSGLLVLGSLLAWTTRHLWLVTVGVVLLGGAGVWLLGAPRTVVIGASGVVYGYAAFLAVYGFAARRIAPALVGVLVIVLYGGLLWGVLPLRPGVSWQGHLFGALAGVALALWLGRRDRAARPRSARPRRAP; encoded by the coding sequence GTGACCGTCGCCCGACCCACCCGACCCGGCCCCACGGCCAGCCCGGGGCTGCCCGTGTGGCTGCACCGCGTCATACCCGTCCTGGTGCTCCTCGCCCTGATGTGGGTGGCCGAGCTGGCCGACCTGCTCACGCCGCTGCAGCTGGACGGCTACGGCATCCGGCCGCGCCAGGCGGACGGCCTGCCGGGGATCGTGCTCAGCCCGTTCCTGCACCTGGGCCTGGGGCACCTGATCGCCAACACCTCCGGGCTGCTCGTGCTGGGCAGCCTGCTCGCGTGGACCACCCGGCACCTGTGGCTGGTCACCGTCGGGGTCGTCCTCCTCGGCGGCGCGGGGGTCTGGCTGCTCGGCGCGCCGCGCACGGTGGTCATCGGGGCCAGCGGGGTGGTCTACGGGTATGCCGCCTTCCTCGCCGTCTACGGGTTCGCCGCCCGCCGGATCGCGCCGGCCCTGGTCGGGGTCCTCGTGATCGTGCTCTACGGCGGACTGCTGTGGGGCGTCCTGCCGCTACGCCCGGGGGTGTCCTGGCAGGGGCACCTCTTCGGCGCCCTGGCGGGCGTGGCGCTGGCGCTGTGGCTGGGCCGCCGCGACCGCGCCGCCCGCCCCCGCTCCGCGCGACCGCGGCGCGCCCCCTGA
- a CDS encoding adenosylcobinamide-GDP ribazoletransferase, whose translation MRSLLDAVAFLTRVPVPHDPRRVPDLARAAVWFPAVGALLGAGLLLLAGALTGMTSALVAVVLVVVVEVVVVGALHLDGLADVADGLGGHDRESRLRIMKDHATGVYGTAAVVLALLLEVALLVGLVAPAPPAGAGWFGGTWLLLHSPGWVTAALVGAAAWSLSRSAMLPVALLLPYARAEGTGRTVVEGLTGGRTVAAWFVPVVLCVLLGWLGLAMLVGAALTALLVGCLAHRLVGGATGDVLGATAQLSLLGALLGASLML comes from the coding sequence GTGCGCAGCCTCCTCGACGCGGTCGCCTTCCTCACCCGGGTGCCGGTCCCGCACGACCCGCGCCGGGTGCCCGACCTGGCGCGGGCGGCCGTGTGGTTCCCGGCGGTGGGGGCGCTCCTCGGTGCGGGGCTGCTCCTGCTGGCCGGGGCGCTGACGGGTATGACGTCCGCGCTCGTCGCCGTCGTGCTCGTGGTCGTCGTCGAGGTGGTGGTCGTCGGTGCGCTCCACCTCGACGGCCTGGCCGACGTGGCCGACGGTCTCGGCGGGCACGACCGCGAGAGCCGGCTGCGGATCATGAAGGACCACGCGACCGGCGTCTACGGGACGGCCGCGGTCGTGCTGGCGCTCCTCCTGGAGGTAGCCCTGCTGGTCGGCCTGGTGGCGCCCGCGCCCCCCGCGGGTGCGGGGTGGTTCGGGGGCACCTGGCTGCTGCTCCACTCCCCCGGGTGGGTCACGGCCGCGCTGGTCGGTGCCGCCGCCTGGTCGCTCTCCCGGTCGGCGATGCTCCCGGTGGCGCTGCTCCTGCCGTACGCGAGGGCCGAGGGGACAGGTCGCACCGTCGTCGAGGGGCTCACCGGCGGGCGCACCGTCGCTGCGTGGTTCGTGCCCGTGGTGCTCTGCGTGCTGCTCGGGTGGCTCGGGCTCGCGATGCTCGTGGGCGCCGCACTGACCGCGCTCCTGGTGGGGTGCCTGGCCCACCGGCTGGTCGGCGGGGCGACGGGGGACGTGCTGGGCGCGACGGCCCAGCTCTCGCTCCTGGGTGCGCTGCTCGGCGCGAGCCTGATGCTCTGA
- the cbiB gene encoding adenosylcobinamide-phosphate synthase CbiB: MSRAGAPLLGTTGQRALGVVAGLLLDRALGEPPDRWHPVAWFGTAMGRVEKVVYRDSRAAGAIHAGLGAGLGAAAGVALVAGAGAVLAPAGREVLRGALPVALAVAVASAGRMLRRTSRTIEEHLLQDDLAAARATLPSLVGRDPSGLDGSGVAAAVVESLAENTVDAVVAPAFWGLVAGAPGVLVHRAVNTMDAMVGHRSARYARFGTAAARLDDAMAWLPARLFAALVGVLAPGRAGDLVRLVRRDAPAHPSPNSGVAEAAVAAALAVELGGPLRYGDQVEDRPRLGDGPRPGAGDITRARQLVDRAELTVVALCLAAWWAGRAAPHTRRRDA, encoded by the coding sequence GTGAGCCGCGCCGGCGCTCCTCTGCTCGGCACCACGGGCCAGCGGGCCCTTGGCGTCGTGGCCGGGCTGCTCCTGGACCGTGCGCTCGGCGAGCCGCCGGACCGGTGGCACCCCGTGGCATGGTTCGGCACCGCGATGGGGCGGGTCGAGAAGGTCGTCTACCGCGACAGCCGTGCCGCGGGCGCGATCCACGCCGGGCTCGGCGCCGGGCTCGGCGCGGCTGCCGGGGTCGCCCTCGTCGCCGGGGCCGGAGCGGTCCTGGCCCCCGCAGGACGGGAGGTGCTCCGCGGAGCACTCCCGGTGGCGCTCGCCGTCGCCGTCGCCTCCGCCGGTCGCATGCTGCGCCGCACCTCCCGCACGATCGAGGAGCACCTGCTGCAGGACGACCTGGCTGCGGCCCGGGCGACCCTGCCCTCCCTGGTCGGCCGCGACCCCTCGGGGCTGGACGGTTCCGGCGTGGCCGCCGCGGTCGTGGAGTCGCTCGCCGAGAACACCGTGGACGCCGTGGTCGCGCCGGCCTTCTGGGGACTGGTCGCCGGAGCGCCGGGCGTGCTGGTCCACCGTGCGGTCAACACGATGGACGCGATGGTGGGGCACCGCTCGGCGCGGTACGCCCGGTTCGGCACCGCCGCGGCCCGGCTCGACGACGCGATGGCCTGGCTGCCCGCCCGCCTCTTCGCCGCTCTGGTGGGGGTGCTCGCACCGGGCCGGGCGGGGGATCTCGTCCGGCTGGTCCGCCGCGACGCCCCGGCCCACCCCTCACCGAACTCCGGCGTCGCCGAGGCGGCGGTCGCCGCGGCGCTGGCGGTGGAGCTGGGCGGCCCGCTGCGCTACGGCGACCAGGTGGAGGACCGGCCCCGCCTCGGCGACGGGCCTCGGCCCGGAGCGGGAGACATCACCCGCGCCCGCCAGCTCGTCGACCGCGCCGAGCTCACCGTCGTCGCGCTCTGCCTCGCCGCCTGGTGGGCGGGCCGGGCGGCACCGCACACCCGAAGGAGAGACGCATGA
- the cobT gene encoding nicotinate-nucleotide--dimethylbenzimidazole phosphoribosyltransferase → MDSTLTPRELVDRTVARIEPLDAESSAAAAAAMDGKVKPLGSLGLLEHLASRLAGIQRTTAPHVDHPAIVVCAADHGIATSGVSAYPQEVTGLMLQGFAAGTAAVGVLAQQSGARLLVADLGVVAPPPVLPGQNEVLDLRVRAGTGNTLEEDAMTRAQAEQAVAHGIGLAQRLADEGTDLVGLGEMGIGNTTTASAITAALLGRDPARVTGPGTGVSGEALAAKVRTVDAVLRRHGDADDPWEVLAGIGGLEVAALTGVVLGCAARRVPVLLDGFITTAAALVASRLAPASVDAMVAGHLSPEPGHAVQLEELGLEPVLRLGMRLGEGSGAALAVPVLRSAVALLAQMGSFADLGLADSTPTA, encoded by the coding sequence ATGGACAGCACCCTGACCCCGCGCGAGCTCGTCGACCGCACGGTCGCCCGGATCGAACCGCTGGACGCCGAGTCCTCGGCGGCCGCCGCCGCGGCGATGGACGGCAAGGTCAAGCCACTGGGCAGCCTCGGCCTGCTCGAGCACCTCGCCTCCCGCCTGGCCGGCATCCAGCGCACGACCGCCCCCCACGTCGACCACCCGGCGATCGTGGTGTGCGCCGCGGACCACGGGATCGCGACGAGCGGGGTCAGCGCCTACCCGCAGGAGGTGACCGGCCTGATGCTGCAGGGCTTCGCCGCCGGGACCGCCGCGGTGGGCGTCCTGGCGCAGCAGTCCGGCGCACGGCTGCTCGTCGCCGACCTCGGGGTCGTCGCGCCGCCGCCGGTCCTCCCCGGCCAGAACGAGGTGCTCGACCTGCGCGTCCGCGCCGGCACCGGCAACACGCTGGAGGAGGACGCGATGACGCGGGCCCAGGCCGAGCAGGCGGTCGCGCACGGCATCGGCCTGGCGCAGCGCCTCGCCGACGAGGGCACCGACCTGGTCGGCCTGGGCGAGATGGGCATCGGCAACACGACCACGGCAAGCGCGATCACCGCCGCCCTCCTGGGCCGCGACCCGGCCCGGGTCACCGGCCCGGGCACCGGCGTGTCCGGCGAGGCCCTGGCCGCCAAGGTCCGGACGGTCGACGCGGTCCTGCGCCGGCACGGCGACGCCGACGACCCGTGGGAGGTGCTCGCAGGGATCGGCGGCCTGGAGGTCGCCGCCCTCACCGGCGTGGTGCTCGGCTGCGCCGCCCGGCGCGTGCCGGTGCTCCTCGACGGCTTCATCACCACGGCGGCCGCCCTGGTCGCCAGCCGGCTCGCCCCCGCGTCGGTGGACGCCATGGTCGCCGGCCACCTCTCCCCGGAGCCGGGCCACGCGGTGCAGCTGGAGGAGCTCGGCCTGGAGCCGGTGCTGCGCCTCGGGATGCGGCTCGGCGAGGGCAGCGGCGCCGCCCTGGCCGTCCCGGTGCTGCGCTCGGCCGTCGCCCTGCTGGCGCAGATGGGCAGCTTCGCCGACCTCGGCCTGGCCGACTCGACCCCCACGGCCTGA
- a CDS encoding sodium:solute symporter family protein, which translates to MSSVQAWTLVFVALSFGLYIYIAYASRVSTTSGFYVAGGGIPAPANGAAIAADWMSAASFISMAGIIALSTNGYGGSVYLMGWTGGYVLLAMLLAPYLRKFGKFTVPDFVGDRYSESARLIAVVCAIVVSFVYVAGQMSGVGVVFQRFLGVNETLGVIIGMAIVFLYAVFGGMKGITWTQVAQYSVLIVAYLIPAVAISQHLTGIPVPQIGFGQIMGDLNALQAEFGLDPYTGAFANMNMLNMLLMTATLMFGTAGLPHVIVRFYTARSVRAARFSALWALFFISLLYTTAPAIGAFSKFNILQQIPGTAIGSEPGWFKSWQEVGLITVDDLNGNGVIDVAGGIGKGFELAINNDIVVLATPEIAGLPAPIIGLVAAGGLAAALSTASGLLLVISSSVANDVYYKRINPQATEARQLMVGRITMGFAILVAGYLGINPPGFVAQVVALAFGLGAASFFPILFLGIFWKKTTAMGAAAGMAAGLATTLSYQIWTLPIYGGSDGILGISATSFGFVGMLINFIVTISVSQVTPAPSERMQQLVEEVRYPGRSELVVAHADGPLDDGDLELDNR; encoded by the coding sequence ATGAGCTCCGTCCAGGCCTGGACCCTCGTCTTCGTCGCCCTGTCCTTCGGGCTCTACATCTACATCGCCTACGCCAGCAGGGTCTCGACGACCTCCGGCTTCTACGTCGCCGGCGGCGGCATCCCCGCCCCCGCCAACGGCGCCGCGATCGCCGCCGACTGGATGAGCGCCGCGTCGTTCATCTCGATGGCCGGCATCATCGCGCTGTCGACCAACGGCTACGGCGGCTCGGTCTACCTGATGGGCTGGACCGGCGGCTACGTGCTGCTGGCGATGCTCCTGGCGCCCTACCTGCGCAAGTTCGGCAAGTTCACCGTGCCCGACTTCGTGGGTGACCGCTACTCCGAGTCCGCCCGCCTGATCGCCGTCGTCTGCGCGATCGTGGTCAGCTTCGTCTACGTCGCCGGCCAGATGTCGGGCGTCGGCGTGGTGTTCCAGCGCTTCCTCGGCGTCAACGAGACCCTCGGCGTCATCATCGGCATGGCCATCGTGTTCCTGTATGCGGTGTTCGGTGGGATGAAGGGCATCACCTGGACCCAGGTGGCCCAGTACTCCGTGCTCATCGTGGCCTACCTGATCCCGGCGGTCGCGATCTCCCAGCACCTGACCGGCATCCCGGTCCCGCAGATCGGGTTCGGCCAGATCATGGGCGACCTCAACGCGCTGCAGGCCGAGTTCGGGCTCGACCCCTACACGGGCGCGTTCGCCAACATGAACATGCTCAACATGCTGCTCATGACGGCCACGCTGATGTTCGGCACCGCCGGACTGCCGCACGTGATCGTGCGCTTCTACACCGCGCGCAGCGTGCGCGCGGCGCGGTTCTCCGCGCTGTGGGCCCTGTTCTTCATCTCGCTGCTCTACACGACCGCCCCGGCGATCGGCGCGTTCAGCAAGTTCAACATCCTGCAGCAGATCCCCGGGACGGCCATCGGCAGCGAGCCCGGATGGTTCAAGTCCTGGCAGGAGGTGGGCCTGATCACCGTGGACGACCTCAACGGCAACGGGGTCATCGACGTGGCCGGCGGCATCGGCAAGGGCTTCGAGCTGGCGATCAACAACGACATCGTCGTGCTGGCCACCCCGGAGATCGCGGGCCTGCCCGCCCCGATCATCGGTCTGGTCGCCGCCGGCGGCCTGGCGGCGGCGCTGTCCACCGCCTCCGGCCTGCTGCTGGTCATCTCCTCCTCCGTCGCCAACGACGTGTACTACAAGCGGATCAACCCGCAGGCGACCGAGGCGCGGCAGCTGATGGTCGGCCGCATCACGATGGGCTTCGCCATCCTCGTGGCCGGCTACCTGGGCATCAACCCGCCCGGGTTCGTGGCCCAGGTCGTCGCGCTGGCGTTCGGGCTCGGAGCAGCCAGCTTCTTCCCGATCCTCTTCCTCGGGATCTTCTGGAAGAAGACGACCGCGATGGGTGCCGCCGCCGGCATGGCGGCCGGACTGGCCACGACGCTGTCCTACCAGATCTGGACGCTGCCGATCTATGGCGGCAGCGACGGGATCCTGGGGATCAGCGCGACGAGCTTCGGCTTCGTCGGCATGCTGATCAACTTCATCGTGACGATCTCCGTCTCGCAGGTCACCCCGGCACCCTCGGAGCGGATGCAGCAGCTGGTCGAGGAGGTGCGCTACCCGGGCCGTAGCGAGCTGGTCGTCGCCCACGCCGACGGTCCGCTCGACGACGGCGACCTCGAGCTCGACAACCGGTAG
- a CDS encoding DUF4212 domain-containing protein, which produces MDATRRQEYWRRNLRLMSVLLVVWALVSFGAGIVFVEPLNTVSFMGVPLGFWFAQQGSILTFLALIAIYVWRMDKLDAEFGITEYEEEVHGS; this is translated from the coding sequence ATGGACGCCACCAGACGCCAGGAGTACTGGCGCCGCAACCTGCGCCTCATGAGCGTGCTGCTCGTGGTCTGGGCACTGGTCTCCTTCGGCGCCGGCATCGTCTTCGTCGAGCCGCTGAACACCGTGAGCTTCATGGGCGTCCCGCTCGGCTTCTGGTTCGCCCAGCAGGGCTCGATCCTGACCTTCCTGGCCCTCATCGCCATCTATGTGTGGCGGATGGACAAGCTCGACGCGGAGTTCGGCATCACCGAGTACGAGGAGGAGGTGCACGGCTCATGA
- the ureG gene encoding urease accessory protein UreG, producing the protein MTSNATDAPHRALRLGVAGPVGTGKSSTIASLCRVLAGEMSIGVITNDIYTDEDARFLRSEGVLPQERIRAVETGACPHTAIRDDVTMNLLAVEDLERDFSPLDLVLVESGGDNLTATFSPALVDAQLFVLDVAGGGDVARKGGPGIARADLLVVNKIDLGEHVDVDVEQMLADARAARDGRPVLGVSRKRPETVEALAGWVRELQAAFTGGGHEPVDPGPMAPHSHADGTVHQHG; encoded by the coding sequence ATGACCTCGAACGCGACCGACGCCCCGCACCGCGCGCTGCGGCTGGGGGTGGCCGGGCCCGTCGGCACCGGCAAGAGCTCGACGATCGCCAGCCTGTGCCGCGTGCTCGCCGGGGAGATGTCGATCGGCGTCATCACCAACGACATCTACACCGACGAGGACGCGCGCTTCCTGCGCTCCGAGGGCGTGCTGCCGCAGGAGCGGATCCGCGCCGTGGAGACCGGCGCCTGCCCGCACACCGCGATCCGCGACGACGTGACGATGAACCTGCTGGCGGTGGAGGACCTCGAGCGGGACTTCTCGCCGCTGGACCTCGTCCTGGTGGAGTCGGGCGGGGACAATCTCACCGCGACCTTCTCCCCGGCGCTGGTCGACGCCCAGCTCTTCGTGCTCGACGTCGCCGGCGGCGGCGACGTCGCGCGCAAGGGCGGGCCCGGCATCGCGCGGGCGGACCTGCTGGTCGTCAACAAGATCGACCTCGGCGAGCACGTGGACGTCGACGTGGAGCAGATGCTTGCCGACGCGCGCGCCGCCCGCGACGGGCGACCGGTGCTCGGCGTCTCCCGCAAGCGCCCGGAGACGGTGGAGGCCCTGGCCGGCTGGGTGCGCGAGCTGCAGGCTGCCTTCACCGGCGGCGGGCACGAGCCGGTCGACCCCGGGCCGATGGCGCCGCACTCGCACGCCGACGGCACCGTCCACCAGCACGGGTAG
- a CDS encoding urease accessory protein UreF: MPTDTEPAGGAAALLMVADGRFPSGSYAHSGGLESAVRHGWVRDLADLEGFLLGRAATTGLMNASFAAAAHGCAGAPSLLALDAELLARTPSPALRRVGVDLGRMLLRAAQRICPHPVLDEAPPQLQQPLVYGLVARAVGAPARAAAAAVLHETVTGPATAAVKLMHVDPFTTHRAVLRLAPRLDDLADRAVLAARGDPADLPSPGAPLSDVAAEQHRDLDARLFAS; this comes from the coding sequence ATGCCGACCGACACCGAGCCGGCCGGCGGCGCGGCCGCCCTGCTGATGGTCGCGGACGGCCGCTTCCCCTCCGGGAGCTACGCCCACTCAGGCGGCCTGGAGTCGGCGGTCCGCCACGGCTGGGTGCGGGACCTGGCCGACCTGGAGGGCTTCCTGCTGGGCCGGGCCGCGACCACCGGGCTGATGAACGCCAGCTTCGCCGCCGCGGCCCACGGCTGCGCCGGCGCGCCGTCCCTGCTGGCGCTGGACGCCGAGCTGCTGGCCCGCACCCCCTCCCCGGCGCTGCGCCGGGTCGGCGTGGACCTGGGCCGGATGCTGCTGCGCGCCGCGCAGCGGATCTGCCCGCACCCGGTGCTGGACGAGGCGCCGCCGCAGCTCCAGCAGCCGCTGGTCTACGGGCTGGTCGCGCGTGCCGTGGGTGCGCCGGCCCGGGCCGCGGCCGCCGCGGTCCTGCACGAGACCGTCACCGGGCCGGCCACCGCCGCGGTCAAGCTCATGCACGTCGACCCCTTCACCACCCACCGGGCGGTGCTGCGCCTGGCCCCCCGGCTGGACGACCTCGCCGACCGCGCGGTGCTGGCCGCCCGGGGCGACCCCGCCGACCTGCCCAGCCCCGGCGCGCCGCTGTCCGACGTCGCCGCCGAGCAGCACCGAGACCTCGATGCCCGTCTCTTCGCCTCCTGA
- the cobU gene encoding bifunctional adenosylcobinamide kinase/adenosylcobinamide-phosphate guanylyltransferase: MSLTLLTGGARSGKSSLAVRRAERSGAPVVFVATGRASDEEMTDRIARHRAERPAGWTTLEEPLEVVAAVGQLPPGRSVIVDCLSLWLNNLMVRGDDEAAVVAQADGLGRWGTAYQGEVVVVTNEVGLGIVPMHALSRDYRDRLGRMNAAVARHADLAQLVVAGRTLTLDPVED; this comes from the coding sequence ATGAGCCTGACCCTGCTGACCGGGGGCGCGCGCAGCGGCAAGTCCTCATTGGCGGTGCGCCGCGCCGAGCGCTCCGGCGCGCCGGTCGTGTTCGTCGCCACCGGGCGGGCCAGCGACGAGGAGATGACCGACCGGATCGCCCGGCACCGGGCCGAGCGCCCCGCAGGATGGACCACCCTGGAGGAGCCGCTGGAGGTGGTGGCCGCCGTGGGCCAGCTCCCGCCCGGCCGGTCGGTGATCGTCGACTGCCTGTCCCTGTGGCTGAACAACCTCATGGTCCGCGGCGACGACGAGGCGGCGGTGGTGGCGCAGGCGGACGGGCTGGGGCGGTGGGGCACGGCGTACCAGGGCGAGGTGGTCGTCGTCACCAACGAGGTGGGCCTGGGGATCGTGCCGATGCACGCGCTGTCGCGGGACTACCGCGACCGGCTCGGCCGGATGAACGCCGCAGTCGCCAGGCACGCCGACCTCGCCCAGCTCGTCGTGGCCGGGCGCACCCTCACCCTCGACCCCGTGGAGGACTGA
- a CDS encoding urease accessory protein UreD, which translates to MVHTLAEPTARGPVSRVARLRAQAPLVPRPTGASGFEPYVRRDPSAVRVTLSTGAAGPIGGDHYELEVVVGAGSTLVLREVSATLVLPGPHGDTSRTLVRVRVEEGATFVWVPEPLIVAHRCSHEHDVRIDLSADSRLFVREELVLGRHGEPPGDLRAQLRVRREGAPLMAQSLQLGPGADGYAGAAVLGPHRGVGTAVVVEPDGHGIGAASTQDATATMPLDRTALQVSALGEDALQLRRRMDAALAGCGPAWGSPTADRWSAVPR; encoded by the coding sequence GTGGTCCACACGCTCGCCGAGCCGACCGCCCGGGGCCCCGTCAGCCGGGTCGCCCGCCTCCGTGCCCAGGCACCGCTGGTGCCCCGGCCGACCGGTGCCAGCGGCTTCGAGCCCTACGTGCGCCGGGACCCCTCAGCGGTCCGCGTGACGCTGTCCACCGGGGCGGCCGGCCCGATCGGCGGCGACCACTACGAGCTCGAGGTCGTCGTGGGTGCCGGCTCGACGCTGGTGCTGCGCGAGGTCTCGGCCACCCTCGTGCTGCCCGGCCCGCACGGGGACACCTCGCGCACGCTCGTCCGGGTCCGGGTCGAGGAGGGAGCCACCTTCGTGTGGGTCCCCGAGCCGCTGATCGTCGCGCACCGCTGCTCGCACGAGCACGACGTCCGCATCGACCTGTCCGCGGACTCCCGTCTCTTCGTGCGCGAGGAGCTCGTCCTGGGGCGGCACGGCGAGCCGCCCGGCGACCTGCGCGCGCAGCTGCGGGTCCGGCGCGAGGGCGCGCCGCTCATGGCGCAGAGCCTGCAGCTCGGCCCGGGCGCCGACGGCTACGCGGGGGCCGCGGTGCTGGGTCCGCACCGCGGCGTCGGCACCGCCGTGGTCGTCGAGCCGGACGGTCACGGGATCGGTGCCGCCTCGACGCAGGACGCCACCGCGACCATGCCCCTGGACCGCACCGCCCTGCAGGTCTCGGCGCTCGGCGAGGACGCCCTCCAGCTGCGCCGCCGGATGGACGCCGCGCTGGCCGGGTGCGGCCCCGCGTGGGGGTCGCCGACCGCCGACCGCTGGTCGGCGGTGCCGCGCTGA